In Bombus vancouverensis nearcticus chromosome 1, iyBomVanc1_principal, whole genome shotgun sequence, a single genomic region encodes these proteins:
- the LOC117153569 gene encoding putative RNA polymerase II subunit B1 CTD phosphatase RPAP2 isoform X2, which translates to MQLVIIKKKQCDAKALRIVEHLLEPKIDFQWLLTNLGYINKSHMEDVIEERAIIKLCGYVLCSNALTKIIDQRYHISTTKNKVYDITRRKNFCSSHCYGASNYLLEQMPTSPLWLRDKEEIPEFKILLNKDELKESMLRDEIHVRDIEMVLNSENTDEHVQNNKTCKSTENTLLSKSSEVEAHDEYTIKMSPRSSENVAKNIIGKPGILKEFPENGVKEPVDVKKVSINSEDKGSTAKDYINDNTVKRICTIEANSLLDYTEIQNTTNVNNCATLVNKDKNQNTENKEQNELLETSGTEDNTTISKYNTVISNKDPIQKIKQNKNKKNKQQNSTKENQSNKFYNLAIHIEHNVRNWITEDTISLLLGNEDIKNQLLENIVQHDRYMHLCKKLNKLQLEDEKDIHVDLTTNSLKPLPHLCVLQEEGEKMELKVRAFYKGSMIIENHKNTTEVTDQDNDFTPILPLTEAHAPKILRRRIFLDKLNKILPDLLCALASNKLPQYIYSREKSTLIKALINTFSLSAANVIFKTAEWTLVGLIIIKMLSMIDPELKFVLLSKQASMYISMILMSYKLDSNYLDRLVMELINNTDKQIPV; encoded by the exons ATGCaattagtaataattaaaaagaaacaatGTGATGCAAAAGCTCTTAGAATTGTTGAACACCTTCTAGAACCAAAAATAGATTTCCAATGGCTTTTGACTAAT TTAGGATATATTAACAAAAGTCACATGGAAGATGTAATTGAGGAAAGGGCTATAATCAAATTATGTGGCTATGTATTATGTAGTAATGCAttaacaaaaataattgatcaaCGATACCATATATCAACAACAAAAAATAAGGTTTATGATATAACAAGGCGTAAAAATTTTTGTAGTTCACATTGTTATGGAGCTTCAAATTACTTATTAGAACAAATGCCCACGAGTCCATTATGGTTGAGAGATAAAGAAGAAATACcagaatttaaaatattgttAAACAAAGACGAATTAAAAGAAAGTATGCTTAGAGATGAAATTCATGTGAGAGATATAGAAATGGTACTGAATTCTGAAAACACAGATGAACatgtacaaaataataaaacatgCAAAAGTACAGAAAATACACTTCTCAGTAAATCTTCAGAAGTTGAAGCACATGatgaatatacaataaaaatgtcCCCAAGAAGTAGTGAAAATGTAGCAAAAAATATTATTGGAAAACCTGGTATTTTAAAAGAGTTTCCAGAAAATGGTGTTAAGGAACCTGTAGATGTGAAGAAAGTATCTATTAATTCAGAAGATAAAGGTAGCACTGCTAAAGACTACATAAATGATAATACTGTTAAAAGAATATGTACCATAGAAGCTAATAGCTTACTAGATTATACAGAAATTCAAAATactacaaatgtaaataatTGTGCTACTCTTGTAAATAAAGACAAAAATCAAAATacagaaaataaagaacaaaatgAGTTACTTGAAACATCAGGAACAGAGGATAATacaactatttcaaaatataatactGTTATTAGTAATAAAGATCCtatacaaaaaataaaacaaaataaaaataaaaaaaataagcaacaaaattctactaaagaaaatcagtcaaataaattttataatcttGCAATTCATATTGAACATAATGTAAGGAATTGGATTACTGAAGAtacaatttctttattattaggaaatgaagatattaaaaatcAATTGTTAGAAAATATAGTTCAACATGATAGATACATGCATTTgtgtaaaaaattaaataaattgcaGTTGGAAGATGAAAAAGACATCCATGTAGATTTAACGACAAATTCTTTAAAACCACTACCTCATTTATGTGTTCTTCAAGAAGAGGGGGAAAAAATGGAATTAAAA GTTCGGGCATTTTATAAAGGGAGTATGATTATAGAAAATCACAAAAACACTACAGAAGTTACTGATCAGGATAATGATTTTACTCCAATATTACCTTTAACAGAAGCACATGCACCTAAAATACTTCGACGTCGAATATTTTTAGACAAActtaataaaat atTACCTGACCTATTATGTGCTTTAGCTAGTAATAAATTACCACAATATATATACAGCAGAGAAAAGAGTACTTTAATTAAAGCATTAATTAACACTTTCTCATTGTCTGCTGCaaatgttatttttaaaacagcTGAATGGACTCTTGTGGGTCTTATTATCattaaaat GTTGAGCATGATAGATCCTGAGTTAAAATTTGTATTGTTAAGCAAACAAGCATCAATGTACATCTCAATGATTTTAATGTCATACAAGTTGGATTCAAATTATTTAGACAGACTAGTAatggaattaattaataatacagataaacaaatacctgtataa
- the LOC117153569 gene encoding putative RNA polymerase II subunit B1 CTD phosphatase RPAP2 isoform X1, producing MEMSNIRKETFERKKVKKKMSKAQMQLVIIKKKQCDAKALRIVEHLLEPKIDFQWLLTNLGYINKSHMEDVIEERAIIKLCGYVLCSNALTKIIDQRYHISTTKNKVYDITRRKNFCSSHCYGASNYLLEQMPTSPLWLRDKEEIPEFKILLNKDELKESMLRDEIHVRDIEMVLNSENTDEHVQNNKTCKSTENTLLSKSSEVEAHDEYTIKMSPRSSENVAKNIIGKPGILKEFPENGVKEPVDVKKVSINSEDKGSTAKDYINDNTVKRICTIEANSLLDYTEIQNTTNVNNCATLVNKDKNQNTENKEQNELLETSGTEDNTTISKYNTVISNKDPIQKIKQNKNKKNKQQNSTKENQSNKFYNLAIHIEHNVRNWITEDTISLLLGNEDIKNQLLENIVQHDRYMHLCKKLNKLQLEDEKDIHVDLTTNSLKPLPHLCVLQEEGEKMELKVRAFYKGSMIIENHKNTTEVTDQDNDFTPILPLTEAHAPKILRRRIFLDKLNKILPDLLCALASNKLPQYIYSREKSTLIKALINTFSLSAANVIFKTAEWTLVGLIIIKMLSMIDPELKFVLLSKQASMYISMILMSYKLDSNYLDRLVMELINNTDKQIPV from the exons atggaGATGTCTAATATTAGAAAAGAAACTTTTGAAAGGAAAAAAGTGAAAAAGAAGATGAG taAAGCACAAATGCaattagtaataattaaaaagaaacaatGTGATGCAAAAGCTCTTAGAATTGTTGAACACCTTCTAGAACCAAAAATAGATTTCCAATGGCTTTTGACTAAT TTAGGATATATTAACAAAAGTCACATGGAAGATGTAATTGAGGAAAGGGCTATAATCAAATTATGTGGCTATGTATTATGTAGTAATGCAttaacaaaaataattgatcaaCGATACCATATATCAACAACAAAAAATAAGGTTTATGATATAACAAGGCGTAAAAATTTTTGTAGTTCACATTGTTATGGAGCTTCAAATTACTTATTAGAACAAATGCCCACGAGTCCATTATGGTTGAGAGATAAAGAAGAAATACcagaatttaaaatattgttAAACAAAGACGAATTAAAAGAAAGTATGCTTAGAGATGAAATTCATGTGAGAGATATAGAAATGGTACTGAATTCTGAAAACACAGATGAACatgtacaaaataataaaacatgCAAAAGTACAGAAAATACACTTCTCAGTAAATCTTCAGAAGTTGAAGCACATGatgaatatacaataaaaatgtcCCCAAGAAGTAGTGAAAATGTAGCAAAAAATATTATTGGAAAACCTGGTATTTTAAAAGAGTTTCCAGAAAATGGTGTTAAGGAACCTGTAGATGTGAAGAAAGTATCTATTAATTCAGAAGATAAAGGTAGCACTGCTAAAGACTACATAAATGATAATACTGTTAAAAGAATATGTACCATAGAAGCTAATAGCTTACTAGATTATACAGAAATTCAAAATactacaaatgtaaataatTGTGCTACTCTTGTAAATAAAGACAAAAATCAAAATacagaaaataaagaacaaaatgAGTTACTTGAAACATCAGGAACAGAGGATAATacaactatttcaaaatataatactGTTATTAGTAATAAAGATCCtatacaaaaaataaaacaaaataaaaataaaaaaaataagcaacaaaattctactaaagaaaatcagtcaaataaattttataatcttGCAATTCATATTGAACATAATGTAAGGAATTGGATTACTGAAGAtacaatttctttattattaggaaatgaagatattaaaaatcAATTGTTAGAAAATATAGTTCAACATGATAGATACATGCATTTgtgtaaaaaattaaataaattgcaGTTGGAAGATGAAAAAGACATCCATGTAGATTTAACGACAAATTCTTTAAAACCACTACCTCATTTATGTGTTCTTCAAGAAGAGGGGGAAAAAATGGAATTAAAA GTTCGGGCATTTTATAAAGGGAGTATGATTATAGAAAATCACAAAAACACTACAGAAGTTACTGATCAGGATAATGATTTTACTCCAATATTACCTTTAACAGAAGCACATGCACCTAAAATACTTCGACGTCGAATATTTTTAGACAAActtaataaaat atTACCTGACCTATTATGTGCTTTAGCTAGTAATAAATTACCACAATATATATACAGCAGAGAAAAGAGTACTTTAATTAAAGCATTAATTAACACTTTCTCATTGTCTGCTGCaaatgttatttttaaaacagcTGAATGGACTCTTGTGGGTCTTATTATCattaaaat GTTGAGCATGATAGATCCTGAGTTAAAATTTGTATTGTTAAGCAAACAAGCATCAATGTACATCTCAATGATTTTAATGTCATACAAGTTGGATTCAAATTATTTAGACAGACTAGTAatggaattaattaataatacagataaacaaatacctgtataa